The proteins below come from a single Microvirgula aerodenitrificans DSM 15089 genomic window:
- the secE gene encoding preprotein translocase subunit SecE has protein sequence MELQDKLKLVLAMALVVAGIAAYYLIPEAQGIARVASVIAGILLAVGVIWLSQPGKDFVGYAQDSVAEAKKVVWPTRKEVTQMTLLVFVFVLVLSLFMWLVDSGLSWLFYDVILHRG, from the coding sequence ATGGAATTGCAAGACAAACTTAAGCTGGTGTTGGCGATGGCCCTTGTGGTCGCCGGCATTGCCGCTTACTACCTGATCCCCGAAGCGCAAGGCATTGCGCGGGTGGCCTCCGTGATTGCCGGCATCCTGCTGGCTGTCGGCGTTATCTGGCTGTCTCAGCCGGGCAAGGATTTCGTGGGCTATGCCCAGGATTCCGTCGCCGAAGCCAAGAAGGTGGTCTGGCCGACCCGCAAGGAAGTCACCCAGATGACCTTGCTGGTGTTCGTATTCGTACTGGTGTTGTCACTGTTCATGTGGCTGGTTGACTCCGGTTTGTCCTGGCTGTTCTACGACGTAATTCTCCACCGGGGTTGA
- the nusG gene encoding transcription termination/antitermination protein NusG, which yields MKWYVVHAYSGFEKSVQKALKERIERAAMQHLFGQILVPVEEVMDVKNGKRSLTERKFFPGYVLVEMEMNDETWHLVKSTPKVSGFIGGTANRPAPIKPSEVEAIMQQMQEGVEKPKPKVLFEVGQKVRVTEGPFNDFTGFVDEVNYERNKLRVSVQIFGRDTPVELEFSQVEKQ from the coding sequence ATGAAATGGTATGTGGTTCACGCCTACTCGGGCTTTGAGAAGAGTGTGCAAAAGGCGCTGAAAGAGCGCATCGAACGTGCTGCAATGCAGCATCTTTTCGGTCAGATCCTCGTTCCCGTGGAAGAGGTGATGGACGTGAAGAACGGCAAGCGCTCGCTGACCGAACGCAAGTTCTTCCCGGGCTACGTGCTGGTCGAGATGGAAATGAACGACGAGACGTGGCACCTGGTCAAGAGCACGCCGAAGGTGTCCGGCTTTATCGGCGGGACGGCCAATCGTCCGGCGCCGATCAAGCCGTCGGAAGTCGAAGCCATCATGCAGCAGATGCAGGAAGGCGTCGAAAAGCCGAAGCCGAAGGTGCTGTTCGAAGTCGGCCAGAAGGTGCGCGTCACCGAAGGCCCGTTCAACGACTTCACCGGTTTCGTCGACGAAGTGAACTACGAGCGCAACAAGCTGCGCGTGTCGGTTCAGATCTTCGGTCGCGATACGCCGGTCGAGCTCG